A genomic region of Trichoplusia ni isolate ovarian cell line Hi5 chromosome 18 unlocalized genomic scaffold, tn1 tig00003353_group17, whole genome shotgun sequence contains the following coding sequences:
- the LOC113506520 gene encoding uncharacterized protein LOC113506520: MDCYKNLLALLTLLLSLLVVTDSTIPQPRAPNFQYFERPNYRYPYYDENGKGKLLYGYGGPELYQYKSYSPLEGIY, translated from the exons ATGGATTGCTACAAGAACCTGCTCGCGCTG TTGACGCTGTTGCTGTCGCTGCTGGTGGTGACGGACTCCACCATCCCGCAGCCGCGCGCACCCAACTTCCAGTACTTCGAGAG GCCTAACTACCGATACCCGTACTACGACGAGAACGGCAAGGGCAAGCTGCTGTACGGGTACGGCGGGCCCGAGCTCTACCAGTACAAGTCCTACTCGCCGCTAGAGGGCATCTACTAA